Proteins encoded by one window of Microtus pennsylvanicus isolate mMicPen1 chromosome 18, mMicPen1.hap1, whole genome shotgun sequence:
- the LOC142837536 gene encoding neuronal acetylcholine receptor subunit alpha-7 isoform X2, translating to MQEADISSYIPNGEWDLMGIPGKRNEKFYECCKEPYPDVTYTVTMRRRTLYYGLNLLIPCVLISALALLVFLLPADSGEKISLGITVLLSLTVFMLLVAEIMPATSDSVPLIAQYFASTMIIVGLSVVVTVIVLRYHHHDPDGGKMPKWTRIILLNWCAWFLRMKRPGEDKVRPACQHKARRCSLASVELSAGAGPPTSNGNLLYIGFRGLEGMHCAPTPDSGVVCGRLACSPTHDEHLLHGAHPSDGDSDLAKILEEVRYIANRFRCQDESEVVCSEWKFAACVVDRLCLMAFSVFTIICTIGILMSAPNFVEAVSKDFA from the exons ATGCAGGAGGCAGACATCAGCAGCTATATCCCCAATGGAGAATGGGATCTCATGG GAATCCCTGGCAAGAGGAATGAAAAGTTCTATGAATGCTGCAAAGAGCCGTACCCAGATGTCACCTACACAGTGACCATGCGCCGCAGGACGCTCTACTATGGTCTCAACCTGCTCATCCCCTGTGTGCTCATCTCGGCCCTGGCTCTGCTGGTGTTCTTGCTCCCTGCAGACTCTGGGGAGAAAATCTCCCTTG GAATAACTGTCTTGCTTTCTCtgactgtcttcatgctgcttgTGGCTGAGATCATGCCTGCCACATCTGATTCCGTGCCCTTGATAG CACAATACTTCGCCAGCACCATGATCATCGTGGGCCTGTCTGTGGTGGTGACGGTGATTGTTCTGCGGTATCATCACCATGACCCTGATGGTGGCAAAATGCCCAAGTGG ACCAGGATCATTCTTCTGAACTGGTGTGCATGGTTCCTGCGGATGAAGAGGCCCGGAGAGGACAAGGTGCGGCCAGCCTGTCAGCACAAGGCTCGCCGCTGCAGTCTGGCCAGCGTGGAGCTGAGCGCAGGGGCTGGGCCACCCACCAGCAATGGCAACCTACTCTACATAGGCTTCCGAGGCCTGGAGGGCATGCACTGTGCCCCGACTCCAGACTCTGGGGTTGTGTGCGGTCGTCTGGCCTGCTCCCCGACACACGATGAGCATCTCCTGCATGGTGCCCACCCCTCCGATGGGGACTCTGACCTGGCCAAGATCCTGGAGGAGGTCCGCTACATTGCCAACCGCTTCCGCTGCCAGGATGAGAGCGAGGTGGTCTGCAGTGAGTGGAAGTTTGCAGCCTGCGTGGTGGACCGCTTGTGCCTTATGGCCTTTTCGGTCTTCACCATCATCTGCACCATTGGCATCCTCATGTCGGCCCCAAACTTCGTGGAGGCTGTCTCCAAAGACTTTGCTTGA